A region from the Dehalococcoides mccartyi CG5 genome encodes:
- a CDS encoding HIT family protein: MDNLWAPWRAKYIEQAVKNEDTGCIFCTFPAVNEDRKNLILFRGKYNFVILNAFPYNTGHLMVVPFRHTSAPEELTEEERNEHYRLVYRAVAILKNEYKPEGFNIGMNLGRVGGAGIDKHIHTHIVPRWNGDTNFMPVIGQTKVQNESPADTYRRLKPGFQSL; encoded by the coding sequence ATGGATAATTTGTGGGCACCCTGGCGGGCGAAATATATAGAACAGGCGGTTAAAAACGAAGATACCGGCTGTATCTTCTGCACCTTTCCGGCTGTAAATGAAGACCGTAAAAACCTGATACTTTTCCGCGGCAAATACAACTTTGTTATCCTTAATGCCTTTCCTTACAATACCGGACACCTTATGGTTGTGCCCTTCCGCCATACCTCCGCTCCGGAAGAGCTGACAGAGGAAGAACGTAACGAACATTACCGTTTAGTCTACCGGGCGGTAGCAATCCTCAAAAACGAATACAAACCTGAAGGCTTTAATATAGGCATGAATCTGGGGCGGGTAGGCGGTGCCGGTATAGACAAACACATACACACTCACATTGTGCCCCGCTGGAACGGAGATACCAACTTCATGCCGGTTATCGGCCAGACCAAGGTCCAGAACGAATCTCCGGCAGATACCTACCGTCGTCTCAAACCCGGCTTTCAATCCCTTTAA
- a CDS encoding YbjQ family protein — protein MIMTNTEAVAGHKIIKNLGLVKGNTIRAKHIGKDIMASLRSIVGGEIEEYTQMLDEARNEALKRMEADAKEKGANAIICVRFSTSAVMQNASEVMAYGTAVIVE, from the coding sequence ATGATAATGACAAATACCGAAGCTGTAGCCGGACACAAAATTATAAAGAATCTGGGTCTGGTAAAGGGAAACACTATCCGGGCCAAGCACATAGGCAAGGATATCATGGCCAGCCTGCGTAGCATTGTGGGCGGCGAAATTGAGGAATACACTCAGATGCTGGACGAAGCCCGAAACGAGGCCCTGAAACGCATGGAAGCCGATGCCAAGGAAAAAGGGGCTAACGCTATAATCTGTGTCCGCTTTTCCACCTCGGCGGTGATGCAAAATGCTTCTGAAGTAATGGCTTACGGCACAGCCGTAATAGTGGAATAA
- a CDS encoding ABC transporter permease: protein MNGLKVLFKKELREQLKTYKMLIVGIAFVFFGISTPLLLAYLPQIIEFSGQGADMPINMPDPTPLMSMQEFGQTMLQVGVLICILITMGTISGEKEKGTAMLTLSKPVSRGAFVMSKYLALGMLVFVSMLLSAGLCYAYTLMLIGDFAFIPFLGSTLLLTLFLLLCLAVTLFFSSFFKSSLAAGGTALVLLIAQGLATQLPWIGKYLPGNLSSWSAQLLSGSGEPAWGALVVAVVIIGLCLYFARIRLEQKEL from the coding sequence ATGAACGGACTGAAAGTTTTATTCAAAAAAGAACTGCGAGAGCAACTGAAGACCTATAAAATGCTTATTGTGGGCATTGCCTTTGTTTTCTTTGGCATATCCACTCCGCTGCTGCTGGCCTATCTGCCCCAGATTATTGAGTTTAGCGGACAGGGAGCAGATATGCCCATCAACATGCCTGATCCCACCCCCCTTATGTCCATGCAGGAGTTTGGGCAGACTATGCTTCAGGTAGGGGTACTTATCTGCATACTGATTACCATGGGTACAATTTCAGGGGAGAAAGAAAAAGGGACCGCCATGCTGACTTTGTCCAAACCGGTCAGCCGCGGGGCATTTGTAATGTCCAAATATCTGGCTCTGGGAATGCTAGTCTTTGTGTCCATGCTGCTTAGCGCAGGCCTGTGCTATGCCTATACCCTGATGCTGATTGGCGATTTTGCGTTTATACCATTTTTAGGCAGCACTCTCCTTCTGACCCTGTTTTTGCTGCTTTGTCTGGCAGTCACCCTGTTTTTCTCCAGTTTTTTTAAAAGCTCTCTGGCGGCCGGCGGCACTGCTCTGGTACTGCTCATAGCCCAAGGCCTGGCCACCCAATTGCCCTGGATAGGCAAGTATCTGCCCGGCAACCTTTCCAGCTGGTCTGCCCAACTGCTCTCAGGCAGTGGTGAACCGGCCTGGGGAGCATTGGTGGTAGCGGTGGTCATTATTGGTCTTTGTTTGTACTTTGCCCGTATCAGGCTAGAACAAAAAGAGTTATAA
- a CDS encoding PLDc N-terminal domain-containing protein yields MDINWALIAPLVVLQLILLIIAVIDLVKRPKVRWNNKWIWAVIIVFAGIIGPIIYLTLGREED; encoded by the coding sequence ATGGATATTAACTGGGCACTTATTGCTCCCCTTGTTGTCCTCCAGCTGATACTGCTGATAATAGCGGTGATAGACCTAGTCAAACGCCCCAAAGTCCGCTGGAATAACAAGTGGATTTGGGCGGTGATAATTGTATTTGCAGGCATTATAGGCCCGATAATCTACCTGACTCTGGGACGGGAGGAAGACTAA
- a CDS encoding homocitrate synthase/isopropylmalate synthase family protein — translation MGKIFIIDVTNRDGVQTARLGLSKLEKTLINIYLDEMGIFQSEFGFPTTKHERGYVEANLELAKMGVIKNLRLEGWIRAIVADVDLAFRRAPSLKHLNLSISTSEQMINGKFQGRKVFKDIIEDMTIAVNAAYAKGAETVGVNAEDASRTSIVNLIEFAKAAKEVGATRLRYCDTLGYDNPFTIYETARTLAEKVGMPIEIHCHGDLGMAIGNSLAGAKGVIDGGQDVYVNTTVNGIGERAGNADLVAFLLAILKSKGFGEKYQLGHEVNLSKAWKIARFASYAFDVEIPINQPGVGRNCFAHASGIHADGVIKDSQNYELYGYEELGRGEALMVETGREICAGQYSGISGFRHVMGNMSVELPEDKDEANKILELVRYANVEAHKPLVEDELIFIAKYPEISRRLLTLTPLMND, via the coding sequence GTGGGAAAAATTTTCATAATTGACGTTACCAATAGAGACGGTGTCCAAACGGCTCGTCTCGGCCTTTCCAAACTGGAAAAAACCCTGATAAACATTTATCTGGACGAGATGGGTATATTCCAGTCTGAGTTTGGCTTTCCCACCACCAAACATGAGCGCGGTTATGTTGAAGCCAATCTTGAGCTGGCCAAAATGGGCGTTATCAAGAATTTGCGTCTGGAAGGCTGGATAAGGGCTATCGTGGCTGATGTAGACCTGGCTTTCCGCCGGGCACCCAGCCTTAAACACCTGAATTTGTCTATATCCACTTCGGAACAGATGATAAACGGCAAGTTTCAGGGTCGCAAGGTTTTTAAAGATATAATTGAAGATATGACTATTGCCGTCAATGCCGCTTATGCCAAGGGGGCTGAGACAGTGGGGGTAAACGCCGAAGATGCCTCCCGTACCTCCATTGTAAACCTGATAGAATTTGCCAAGGCGGCCAAAGAGGTGGGTGCTACCCGCCTGCGTTACTGTGACACTCTGGGTTATGACAACCCTTTTACCATATACGAAACCGCCCGCACTTTGGCGGAAAAGGTGGGAATGCCCATAGAGATTCATTGCCATGGTGACTTGGGTATGGCCATAGGTAACTCTTTGGCCGGTGCCAAGGGTGTTATTGACGGCGGACAGGACGTGTACGTAAACACCACCGTAAACGGTATTGGTGAGCGGGCCGGCAATGCAGACCTGGTAGCCTTCCTGCTGGCTATACTGAAGTCAAAGGGCTTTGGTGAAAAATACCAGCTGGGCCATGAGGTAAACCTTTCCAAGGCCTGGAAGATAGCCCGCTTTGCTTCATATGCTTTTGATGTGGAAATACCCATAAACCAGCCGGGAGTGGGACGTAACTGTTTTGCCCATGCCTCCGGCATACATGCTGACGGTGTTATCAAAGATTCTCAAAACTACGAGCTTTACGGCTACGAAGAACTGGGACGGGGTGAAGCCCTGATGGTGGAAACCGGGCGTGAAATCTGTGCCGGCCAGTATAGCGGCATCTCAGGCTTCCGCCATGTCATGGGCAATATGTCTGTGGAACTGCCTGAAGACAAAGACGAAGCCAACAAGATACTGGAACTGGTGCGTTATGCCAACGTAGAGGCCCATAAACCTCTGGTTGAAGACGAACTTATCTTTATTGCCAAATATCCGGAGATAAGCCGTCGCCTGCTAACCCTGACACCGCTTATGAATGACTAA
- a CDS encoding ATP-binding cassette domain-containing protein translates to MDAILCQKLTKKFGDFTALDGLDLAVEKNRVFGFLGPNGAGKTTAVRMLTGLSQPTSGKAYVSGEEVTPRNLSLRSKIGFLPDVPAFYSWMTGREFMLFSGELHKLSPRENNLRADELLELVDLSEAGKRRVGGYSRGMKQRLGIAQALVNKPEVLFMDEPTSALDPMGRRDVLNLIERLSGDTTVFMSTHILSDVERVCDRVAIINEGKLITSASVEELKRKYSTSAFEIQFEEEPTPILTQLLKMPYIKTAEVRTEGEVRVLYVQASDLAKAKTEIPGVIAQSGLTLTHYELTTPSIEDVFIQLVGNGAKA, encoded by the coding sequence TTGGATGCTATACTTTGCCAAAAGCTGACCAAGAAATTCGGTGATTTTACCGCCCTGGACGGACTGGATCTTGCAGTTGAGAAAAACCGGGTTTTCGGTTTTTTAGGCCCGAACGGGGCAGGCAAGACTACCGCTGTCCGAATGCTTACCGGGCTTTCCCAACCTACTTCCGGCAAGGCCTATGTATCCGGAGAAGAAGTAACACCCCGAAACCTGTCACTCCGCTCCAAGATTGGTTTTCTGCCGGACGTACCTGCTTTTTACAGCTGGATGACGGGACGTGAATTTATGCTTTTTTCAGGCGAACTCCACAAATTATCCCCCAGAGAAAATAACCTGCGGGCAGATGAATTGCTGGAGCTGGTAGACCTTAGCGAAGCCGGCAAACGCCGGGTTGGAGGGTACTCACGGGGCATGAAACAGCGCCTGGGTATTGCCCAAGCACTGGTAAATAAACCTGAAGTGCTTTTTATGGACGAACCCACCTCGGCCCTTGACCCTATGGGGCGGAGGGATGTACTGAACCTTATAGAGCGCTTAAGCGGGGATACTACCGTTTTCATGTCCACCCATATACTTTCAGATGTGGAAAGAGTATGTGACCGGGTAGCTATCATAAACGAAGGCAAGCTGATAACCTCCGCTAGTGTGGAGGAACTTAAACGCAAATACTCCACTTCGGCCTTTGAAATCCAGTTTGAAGAAGAACCTACCCCCATTCTCACCCAGCTTTTAAAAATGCCTTACATAAAAACAGCCGAGGTGCGAACCGAAGGTGAGGTCAGAGTACTATATGTACAGGCCAGTGACCTTGCCAAAGCCAAAACCGAAATACCCGGGGTGATTGCCCAAAGCGGACTGACCCTGACCCATTATGAACTTACTACCCCCAGTATAGAAGATGTATTTATCCAGCTTGTAGGGAATGGTGCAAAGGCATGA
- a CDS encoding AbrB/MazE/SpoVT family DNA-binding domain-containing protein, producing MNPQQMEIFYGSGSVGAKGQIVIPVKFRKIFNIHPGDQVIFMGNPQQNAFAVMRADQLSAMQTQLDQAKAQIERANAELANEMKKETKAK from the coding sequence ATGAACCCGCAGCAAATGGAAATCTTTTACGGTTCGGGTTCGGTGGGAGCGAAGGGGCAGATAGTCATACCGGTAAAATTCCGCAAGATATTCAATATCCACCCCGGAGACCAGGTTATTTTTATGGGAAACCCCCAGCAGAATGCGTTTGCGGTGATGAGAGCTGACCAGCTGTCCGCCATGCAAACCCAGCTGGACCAGGCAAAAGCCCAAATAGAAAGGGCAAATGCCGAACTGGCAAATGAAATGAAGAAGGAGACTAAAGCCAAATGA